From Synechococcus sp. A10-1-5-1, a single genomic window includes:
- a CDS encoding pentapeptide repeat-containing protein has product MAIGWLGSGSAGVALALLCCQGSLQSAPLIVEPFTAAPVLRAPAWPGCPGCDLRGADLRGLMLNGIDLREADLRGADLRQSNLEGADLTGANLEGALLQDTRLSNADLSDANLSRANLSGAVMIQALTPGLKLDQTVLVGVDFTGSHLMVGGEVLDGPSPLPLLPPQ; this is encoded by the coding sequence ATGGCGATCGGCTGGCTTGGGAGTGGATCGGCTGGGGTTGCGCTGGCCTTGCTCTGCTGCCAGGGATCGCTGCAATCTGCTCCGCTGATTGTCGAGCCGTTTACGGCGGCACCGGTGCTGCGTGCCCCGGCTTGGCCGGGCTGCCCTGGCTGTGATCTGCGCGGAGCTGACCTGAGGGGCTTGATGCTGAACGGCATCGATCTGCGCGAGGCGGACCTGCGCGGAGCGGATCTACGCCAAAGCAACTTGGAAGGAGCGGATCTCACTGGCGCCAACTTGGAGGGTGCACTGCTGCAGGACACCCGGCTCAGCAATGCGGATCTGAGTGACGCCAACTTGAGCCGCGCCAACTTGAGCGGAGCGGTGATGATTCAGGCCCTGACCCCTGGGTTGAAACTCGATCAGACGGTCCTGGTGGGTGTGGATTTCACCGGGAGCCACTTGATGGTGGGTGGTGAAGTGCTGGATGGACCGAGTCCATTGCCGCTGTTACCCCCTCAATAG
- a CDS encoding 3-isopropylmalate dehydratase small subunit: protein MASSTPFPSGSISRVSGTSVVVRGDDIDTDRIIPARFLKCVTFDALGPAAFADDRAELAGAHPFDRPEHQEASVLLVNRNFGCGSSREHAPQALMRWGIRVVVGESFAEIFYGNCLALGIPCLTADHDTMLAIQAAAEADATAGFVVDVDALTLSSGDQQWPLTLAPGPKQMLLSGQWDATGQLLANDDALKATAQGLPYLRQFQAA, encoded by the coding sequence ATGGCTAGCTCCACTCCTTTCCCTTCCGGTTCGATCAGCCGTGTCTCTGGCACCAGCGTTGTGGTGCGCGGCGATGACATCGACACCGACCGGATCATTCCGGCCCGCTTCCTCAAGTGCGTCACCTTCGATGCTTTGGGCCCTGCGGCCTTCGCCGATGACCGCGCCGAGTTGGCTGGGGCGCATCCCTTTGATCGCCCGGAGCATCAAGAGGCGTCCGTGCTCCTGGTGAACCGCAATTTCGGGTGTGGCTCAAGCCGTGAGCATGCACCGCAGGCCCTGATGCGTTGGGGGATCCGGGTGGTGGTCGGCGAGAGCTTCGCTGAGATTTTCTATGGGAACTGCCTGGCGCTTGGGATTCCCTGCCTCACAGCCGATCACGACACCATGCTGGCGATTCAGGCGGCGGCTGAGGCCGATGCGACCGCGGGTTTCGTGGTCGATGTTGATGCTTTGACCCTCTCGAGCGGAGATCAGCAGTGGCCCTTGACCTTGGCGCCGGGTCCCAAGCAGATGCTGCTCAGCGGGCAGTGGGATGCCACGGGTCAGTTGCTCGCCAATGACGATGCGCTCAAGGCCACGGCCCAAGGGCTCCCCTATCTGCGTCAGTTCCAAGCCGCCTGA